The following are from one region of the Cetobacterium somerae genome:
- a CDS encoding phosphatidylserine decarboxylase family protein, whose product MEKNIKPIDKTFMVGKWMPSDQETLVAWMKKIMEKADKQTGPLLPVIENFKNFIETNPKAYMFFTQMFDQVAKSKTKSPANLPQVRDYQHMLSLFNVIMTHSPEFDETGLVGFPFNAILDWSMATTGGWAGFLDEKINSHLKTILDEWAIYLSSPESAHVLNDDPKTGWFGEDAKKAMPTFVDDFICDPNLPHHGFTSWDDFFTRRFREGVRPIAMPEDDSIVINACESAPYRVVNNVQLYDKFWIKAQPYALKFMLDNDPLTENFVGGTVYQAFLSALSYHRWHAPISGKVVKTKIIDGTYYSQALSVGLDPAGPNESQGYICEVATRALIFIEADNPDIGLFCFMAVGMAEVSTCDVRVFEGQHITKGQELGMFHFGGSTHCLFFGPQVEVEFNLHNQTPGLDSSNIPVNAHLATVKRKNK is encoded by the coding sequence ATGGAAAAAAATATTAAACCAATTGATAAAACATTCATGGTAGGAAAATGGATGCCTTCAGATCAAGAAACATTAGTTGCTTGGATGAAAAAAATTATGGAAAAGGCAGATAAGCAAACTGGACCGCTATTACCTGTTATTGAAAATTTTAAAAATTTTATTGAAACAAATCCAAAAGCTTATATGTTTTTTACTCAAATGTTTGATCAAGTTGCAAAAAGTAAAACAAAATCACCAGCTAATTTGCCTCAAGTTCGTGATTATCAGCATATGTTATCTCTTTTTAATGTAATTATGACTCATTCTCCGGAGTTTGACGAAACTGGACTTGTAGGTTTTCCTTTTAACGCTATCTTAGATTGGTCTATGGCTACAACTGGTGGTTGGGCAGGATTTTTAGATGAAAAGATTAACTCACATCTTAAAACTATTTTAGATGAGTGGGCTATATATCTTTCTTCACCAGAAAGTGCTCATGTTTTAAATGATGATCCTAAAACAGGTTGGTTTGGAGAAGATGCTAAAAAAGCAATGCCAACATTTGTTGATGACTTCATTTGCGATCCAAATTTACCTCATCATGGTTTCACATCATGGGATGACTTTTTCACACGTCGTTTCAGAGAGGGAGTTAGACCGATTGCTATGCCTGAAGATGATTCTATTGTTATAAATGCATGTGAATCTGCTCCATACAGAGTAGTTAATAATGTTCAACTATATGATAAGTTTTGGATAAAAGCACAACCTTATGCATTAAAATTTATGTTAGATAACGATCCGTTGACTGAAAACTTTGTTGGTGGAACTGTTTATCAAGCATTTTTAAGTGCTCTTAGCTACCATCGTTGGCATGCACCAATTTCTGGAAAAGTTGTAAAAACAAAAATTATTGATGGAACATATTATTCTCAAGCACTTAGTGTAGGACTTGATCCAGCAGGACCAAATGAATCACAAGGTTATATCTGTGAAGTTGCAACACGTGCTCTAATTTTTATTGAAGCGGATAATCCAGATATAGGTTTATTCTGTTTTATGGCTGTTGGAATGGCTGAAGTTTCAACATGTGACGTACGTGTTTTTGAAGGACAACATATTACAAAAGGTCAAGAATTAGGAATGTTCCACTTTGGTGGATCAACTCATTGTCTATTCTTTGGACCTCAAGTTGAGGTAGAGTTTAATTTACATAATCAAACTCCAGGACTTGATAGTTCAAATATTCCTGTAAATGCTCATTTAGCAACTGTAAAAAGAAAAAATAAATAA